Proteins encoded in a region of the Desulfonatronovibrio magnus genome:
- a CDS encoding IMP cyclohydrolase, producing the protein MNYLPIKRALISVTDKTGIIDLAGFLTKNNVEIVSTGGTARLIRENNIEVTGISQVTGFPEILGGRVKTLHPKVHGGVLADKDNPDHDKTLKEQDIGYFDLVCVNLYDFAGAVAGQADIKDAVEKIDIGGPTLLRAAAKNFHSVCVLPHPDYYQTFMNELSKNGAIDLAFRQKTAWFTFDLTSRYDTMIADYLHRKTDTHSDES; encoded by the coding sequence ATGAATTATTTGCCTATTAAAAGAGCCCTTATCAGCGTTACTGACAAAACAGGCATTATTGACCTGGCCGGTTTTCTGACAAAAAATAATGTGGAAATAGTATCTACAGGCGGGACAGCCAGGCTGATTCGTGAGAATAACATTGAGGTGACCGGCATCAGCCAGGTTACCGGTTTTCCCGAAATACTGGGTGGCCGTGTCAAAACTTTGCACCCCAAGGTGCATGGTGGAGTGCTGGCAGATAAAGACAATCCTGATCACGATAAAACCCTCAAAGAGCAGGATATTGGTTATTTTGATCTTGTCTGTGTTAATCTCTATGATTTTGCCGGCGCAGTGGCTGGCCAGGCAGATATAAAAGATGCAGTAGAAAAAATTGACATTGGCGGACCAACACTGTTGCGGGCTGCTGCCAAAAACTTTCACAGCGTATGCGTACTTCCGCATCCTGACTATTATCAGACGTTTATGAATGAGTTGAGCAAAAATGGTGCTATAGACCTGGCTTTCAGACAGAAAACAGCCTGGTTCACCTTTGATCTCACCTCAAGGTACGATACCATGATAGCTGATTATTTGCACCGCAAGACAGACACACACTCAGATGAAAGTTAA
- a CDS encoding tetratricopeptide repeat protein, which translates to MTNNLDYEINKELGECYLFMGELDKAEQYYQKAAGSNGVHADPYLGLATIAVQKGELKKAGTLYEKATKVEPNDKAFAGLGLIETEIGSHDRAYNLFEQALKVNPGNLIALYGLVQTAYVLNKTETAIEYLENALEIDSSQVDVRFSLAGCLQSLGRTEDARNHIEAILENEPDNEPAKELLSELS; encoded by the coding sequence ATGACTAACAATCTGGATTACGAAATCAACAAAGAACTTGGTGAATGTTATCTGTTTATGGGTGAACTCGATAAAGCTGAACAATATTATCAAAAAGCTGCAGGTTCCAATGGGGTTCACGCAGATCCTTACCTTGGTCTGGCCACCATTGCTGTGCAAAAAGGGGAGCTTAAAAAAGCCGGCACCCTGTACGAAAAAGCCACCAAAGTTGAGCCCAATGACAAAGCTTTTGCCGGCCTTGGCCTCATAGAAACTGAAATTGGATCACATGACCGGGCTTACAACCTTTTCGAGCAGGCTCTCAAGGTCAACCCTGGAAACCTCATTGCCCTTTATGGTCTTGTCCAGACTGCTTACGTCCTTAACAAGACTGAAACCGCTATTGAGTATCTTGAAAATGCCCTGGAGATTGATTCATCCCAGGTTGATGTAAGATTCTCCCTTGCTGGATGCCTTCAGAGTCTTGGACGCACTGAAGATGCAAGGAATCATATTGAAGCTATCCTGGAAAACGAACCGGACAACGAACCGGCAAAGGAACTCCTGTCTGAACTATCCTGA
- the flgB gene encoding flagellar basal body rod protein FlgB produces the protein MKSLFGTHIHVASRVLDMRLERQNVVSSNLANVNTPGYKARRVEFEENLQAALQIDGRGKVTRTSNMHMPAQFDPSKFGSDFFKSIEPRVYQGEDAVDLDKEMAVKAKNTLMYNALAQVQHKNFEGLKSAITEGGK, from the coding sequence ATGAAATCACTGTTTGGAACACATATCCATGTCGCTTCAAGAGTTCTTGACATGCGTCTTGAGCGTCAAAATGTTGTCTCGTCCAACCTGGCCAATGTCAACACACCAGGGTACAAGGCCAGGCGTGTTGAGTTTGAAGAAAATCTTCAGGCCGCCCTTCAGATCGATGGACGGGGCAAAGTCACCAGAACAAGTAATATGCACATGCCGGCCCAGTTTGATCCCTCAAAGTTTGGCTCAGATTTTTTTAAAAGTATCGAGCCAAGGGTATATCAGGGTGAAGATGCTGTAGATCTTGACAAAGAAATGGCAGTAAAAGCCAAGAACACCCTTATGTACAATGCTCTGGCTCAGGTGCAGCATAAAAATTTTGAAGGGTTAAAATCAGCAATTACTGAAGGAGGCAAATAA
- the flgC gene encoding flagellar basal body rod protein FlgC, whose product MSFMKTLDIGASALSAERTHLNVISMNLANVNTTRTPEGGPYRRKTVLFQATPVETPFGKAMQSELERELRGVKAKSVLNDNRPFKMVYDPGHPDANNDGYVQMPDINVVEEMANMLTAMRTYEANVASITTAKSMFQKAMEIGR is encoded by the coding sequence ATGAGTTTTATGAAAACTTTAGACATAGGGGCATCAGCATTAAGTGCGGAGAGAACCCACCTTAATGTCATTTCCATGAACCTGGCCAATGTGAATACCACACGAACCCCTGAAGGCGGTCCTTATCGCAGGAAAACAGTTCTTTTTCAGGCTACTCCCGTGGAAACACCTTTTGGCAAGGCTATGCAGTCAGAGCTGGAACGAGAACTTCGAGGGGTTAAGGCCAAAAGCGTTCTTAACGACAACAGACCATTTAAAATGGTTTATGATCCGGGGCATCCCGATGCTAATAATGATGGATATGTCCAGATGCCGGATATCAATGTTGTAGAGGAGATGGCCAATATGCTGACAGCCATGCGTACCTACGAGGCAAATGTTGCATCCATAACCACGGCTAAAAGCATGTTCCAGAAAGCTATGGAAATAGGAAGATAG
- the fliE gene encoding flagellar hook-basal body complex protein FliE: MSISPMAMKAYADALQTGNEFKKPQTQNKIYDNFSDTLKNSLSKVNSMNTEKNEMIKSFAAGENENVHELMIAMQKSSIAMQMTTAVRGKVMEAYKELMHMPF; the protein is encoded by the coding sequence ATGTCCATATCACCCATGGCCATGAAGGCATATGCTGATGCTTTACAGACAGGCAATGAGTTTAAAAAACCTCAGACTCAAAACAAGATTTACGATAACTTCAGTGATACTCTCAAGAATTCACTGAGCAAGGTAAACAGTATGAATACTGAAAAAAATGAAATGATAAAATCATTTGCAGCGGGCGAGAATGAAAATGTTCACGAGCTCATGATTGCCATGCAAAAAAGCAGCATAGCCATGCAGATGACTACCGCGGTTCGCGGAAAGGTCATGGAGGCTTACAAAGAGTTGATGCACATGCCGTTTTAA
- the fliF gene encoding flagellar basal-body MS-ring/collar protein FliF, translated as MPPALEQFMTRATSIWANSTLSQRILIGGLAGSVILTFIMLMFFMTRPDYEILYTNLNTEDASRVMNVLDRENARYRLEDGGTTVSVPRDDLHRLRLVVAGEGVMHGSGIGYELFDESRIGQTDFVQRINYQRALQGELARTIAEFDEVDHARVHLVMPSRSLFIEEQQVPSASVVLQLRSGQALDSRQVQSIVNLIATGVEGMTAEQITISDTRGRVLYEPRSDTIDGLTSTQLEYQLTFQQNLERRIENMLTAITGPGRVIARVNADLDFNRRTIRKELFDPDSAVVRSEQRSEEQSRGDTHMEAGVPEPAFQGDGYTGPATSQETSRETRTTNFEISREEQNIIGSVGDVSRLNVAVLVDGKYVTNDAGELVYEELSQQEMERIRLLVERAVGFDNARGDNIEVSNISFGMPEVEPEPTLMDNLVNYFNIIGKPLLNALLVLLFLLLVVRPIVMAILKPKVSEDDEDVAGLPEGQGPEALAPGMSEEELEGMQASKRIEDIKAFATQLADDNFDQAFAVIKKWLKEEKA; from the coding sequence ATGCCTCCCGCATTAGAACAATTCATGACCAGGGCCACCAGTATCTGGGCCAACAGCACTTTATCGCAGAGAATTCTCATAGGCGGTCTTGCAGGTTCTGTAATTCTTACCTTTATTATGCTCATGTTTTTCATGACCAGGCCTGATTATGAAATACTTTACACCAACCTGAATACAGAGGACGCCTCCAGGGTAATGAATGTTCTGGACAGAGAAAATGCCAGGTACAGATTGGAAGACGGCGGAACAACCGTTAGTGTGCCAAGGGATGATCTGCACAGGCTGAGGCTGGTAGTAGCCGGTGAAGGGGTTATGCATGGTTCAGGCATTGGGTATGAGTTGTTTGATGAGAGCAGAATTGGTCAAACCGACTTTGTACAGAGAATAAATTATCAGCGCGCCCTTCAGGGAGAACTGGCCCGGACTATTGCCGAGTTTGATGAAGTTGATCACGCCAGGGTGCACCTTGTGATGCCCAGCAGAAGTCTTTTTATTGAGGAACAGCAGGTTCCCTCAGCTTCTGTTGTGCTGCAGTTACGTTCAGGCCAGGCTCTGGACTCCAGACAGGTACAAAGTATTGTCAACCTCATTGCAACCGGGGTTGAAGGCATGACTGCAGAACAAATTACCATCTCAGATACCCGGGGACGAGTGCTCTATGAGCCCAGGTCCGACACCATAGATGGCCTGACCAGTACTCAACTTGAATATCAGCTGACCTTTCAGCAGAATCTGGAGCGACGTATTGAGAATATGCTTACCGCCATAACAGGTCCGGGCAGGGTTATTGCCAGGGTCAATGCAGATCTGGATTTCAATCGTCGGACCATAAGAAAAGAGCTTTTTGACCCTGACAGCGCAGTAGTGCGCAGTGAGCAGCGTTCAGAAGAGCAAAGCCGGGGCGACACACATATGGAAGCTGGAGTGCCTGAACCTGCATTTCAGGGAGATGGTTATACCGGTCCGGCCACCTCTCAGGAGACATCAAGGGAAACTCGCACCACTAACTTTGAAATCAGCAGGGAAGAGCAGAATATAATTGGGTCGGTAGGTGACGTGAGCCGGCTTAATGTAGCAGTGCTGGTGGATGGAAAGTACGTGACTAATGATGCAGGTGAACTCGTATATGAAGAATTGAGTCAGCAGGAGATGGAAAGAATCAGACTGCTGGTGGAAAGGGCTGTAGGTTTTGACAATGCCAGAGGCGACAATATTGAAGTCAGCAATATCTCTTTTGGCATGCCGGAAGTTGAGCCTGAACCCACCCTCATGGACAACCTGGTTAATTATTTCAATATCATTGGAAAACCCCTGCTTAACGCACTTCTGGTTTTACTTTTCCTTCTTCTCGTGGTAAGGCCTATTGTCATGGCAATACTTAAGCCCAAGGTCTCTGAAGATGATGAAGACGTGGCTGGACTGCCTGAAGGACAGGGCCCTGAAGCTCTGGCTCCAGGCATGAGTGAAGAGGAACTGGAGGGTATGCAGGCCTCCAAACGTATTGAAGATATCAAGGCCTTTGCAACCCAACTGGCTGATGATAATTTTGATCAGGCATTTGCGGTGATCAAAAAGTGGCTTAAAGAGGAGAAAGCGTAA
- the fliG gene encoding flagellar motor switch protein FliG, which yields MVYPGRLSGVQKTAILLLALGDNFTSDVFKKLDKSEITKVSKAMLEMESVPKEVAEEVLKEFNQTLIMGKEMLLGGPEQVKRLLTKLLDADTAKYVMDALDMEVGPTPFKELSNVSPKILSQILRNEHPQTLALITGHLPPESAGDLLQNLPPGIRAEVLMRLAKLEAVPEDMLMEVDKVLQNQLIAMGAKEGRKVGGVQSVAEILNAVERSTEEEVLSDIEEESSQLAEEIRQLMFVFDDIEELDDRAVREVLKEISNEDLTLALKTASDDLQEKFFKNLSERAANMIREDLEIMGPVKLSDVEAAQQNVVKIVRRLEAEGRIIITGKGGGDVLV from the coding sequence GTGGTATATCCGGGTAGACTTTCCGGCGTGCAGAAGACGGCAATACTTTTGCTGGCCCTTGGTGACAATTTTACGTCGGACGTATTCAAAAAATTGGATAAAAGCGAAATCACCAAGGTTTCCAAGGCTATGCTGGAAATGGAGAGTGTGCCCAAAGAAGTTGCTGAAGAAGTGCTTAAAGAGTTTAATCAGACCCTTATTATGGGCAAGGAAATGCTTCTTGGGGGTCCGGAACAGGTCAAAAGGCTGCTTACCAAGCTTCTTGATGCAGATACCGCCAAGTATGTCATGGACGCCCTTGACATGGAAGTGGGGCCAACTCCATTCAAGGAACTCAGCAATGTCAGCCCCAAGATTCTGTCTCAGATTCTTAGAAATGAACATCCCCAGACCCTGGCCCTGATCACGGGCCACCTGCCTCCGGAAAGCGCGGGAGATCTGTTGCAGAACCTCCCCCCCGGTATTCGGGCCGAGGTGCTTATGCGGCTGGCCAAACTTGAAGCAGTACCAGAGGATATGCTCATGGAAGTTGATAAAGTTTTACAGAACCAGCTCATAGCCATGGGCGCCAAAGAAGGCCGTAAAGTTGGCGGAGTTCAGTCTGTGGCTGAAATTCTTAATGCAGTTGAAAGAAGTACTGAAGAAGAAGTTCTTTCGGATATTGAAGAAGAATCCAGTCAGCTTGCTGAAGAAATCAGGCAGCTCATGTTTGTCTTCGATGATATAGAAGAGCTTGATGATCGTGCGGTGCGCGAGGTGCTCAAGGAGATCAGCAATGAAGACCTGACACTGGCCCTGAAGACGGCCTCTGATGATCTTCAGGAAAAGTTTTTCAAAAATCTTTCCGAGCGCGCAGCCAATATGATTCGAGAAGACCTGGAAATCATGGGACCTGTAAAGCTCAGTGACGTGGAAGCTGCTCAGCAGAATGTGGTCAAGATAGTGCGCCGGTTGGAAGCTGAAGGACGCATAATCATAACCGGCAAGGGAGGAGGCGATGTCCTTGTCTAA
- a CDS encoding FliH/SctL family protein, with protein MSNTAGKLTTGRVIIGLQTRGLDEINAEARDAVRIATPENEEKFMERVRARAKQKATEIINQALAEARDIKSHAFEEGHRSGLSKAEEEIAAQKDELSASLAKIFDTLKQEKRKIWTEHRQDIAMVLKASLDKILAIELEANKIDVMSNLLEQALEQAESSKSLTLTVSAKDEKIMRELLEKARQKRPEMASCRLKASKKVSKGGLILENGNGMVDNTIESRYKQIKEIVDQLSLEEESA; from the coding sequence TTGTCTAATACTGCAGGAAAATTGACTACAGGAAGGGTTATAATTGGTCTGCAGACCAGAGGTCTGGATGAAATTAATGCTGAAGCCCGCGATGCTGTCCGTATTGCGACTCCGGAAAATGAAGAAAAGTTTATGGAGCGTGTTCGGGCAAGGGCTAAGCAGAAGGCTACGGAAATTATCAACCAGGCTCTGGCTGAAGCCAGGGATATTAAAAGCCATGCCTTTGAAGAAGGTCACAGGTCCGGTCTGTCTAAGGCTGAGGAGGAGATTGCCGCACAAAAGGATGAGCTGAGTGCCAGCCTTGCCAAGATATTTGATACCCTTAAGCAGGAAAAAAGAAAAATATGGACCGAACATCGTCAGGACATAGCTATGGTGCTCAAGGCATCTCTGGACAAAATTCTGGCGATTGAACTGGAGGCAAACAAGATTGACGTAATGAGCAACCTTTTAGAACAGGCCTTAGAACAGGCGGAAAGCAGTAAAAGCCTGACTCTGACAGTAAGCGCAAAAGATGAAAAGATTATGCGTGAACTCTTAGAAAAGGCAAGGCAGAAACGTCCTGAAATGGCATCATGTCGTTTGAAAGCATCCAAGAAAGTCAGTAAGGGAGGGCTGATCCTGGAAAATGGAAACGGGATGGTGGATAATACCATTGAAAGCCGCTATAAACAGATCAAAGAGATTGTTGATCAGCTCTCCTTAGAAGAAGAAAGTGCATGA
- a CDS encoding FliI/YscN family ATPase → MTLDTKTCIDLLSEVNPVLTFGKVSKVIGLVVEGQGIKAPLGSICRLLPDEKDLNNSINAEVVGFRDGAVLFMPYEDMRGIKPGTLIKNTSMPPLIPVGSQYLGQAINAFGNPLKHSAQKIEPRKYYPLYAEPLNPLERPRINEPLDVGIKSINSLLTLGKGQRVGIMAGSGVGKSTLMGMMARYTEADINVIALVGERGREVVEFMEKDLGPEGLARSVLVVATSDQGPLIRMRAAFAATAIAEYFRDQGKDVLLMMDSVTRFAMAAREVGLAAGEPPTTRGYTPTVFTQLPKLLERTGKSPKGSITGIYTVLVEGDDFNEPVADAVRSILDGHIVLTRELADQGHYPAIDVLKSVSRLRADITDQNVIKAGQKIIRLMAAYDRASDMINIGAYVKGSNPEIDQAIKLIGPINDFLRQNVGESFSLEKSFKLLQGIMKKEKGQSQG, encoded by the coding sequence ATGACCTTAGATACCAAGACCTGCATTGATCTCCTGTCTGAAGTAAATCCTGTGCTGACTTTTGGCAAGGTGTCCAAGGTAATAGGTCTTGTGGTAGAAGGACAGGGCATAAAGGCCCCACTTGGATCTATCTGTCGTCTGCTTCCAGATGAAAAAGATCTTAACAACTCAATTAATGCCGAAGTTGTAGGTTTCCGGGATGGGGCTGTGCTGTTCATGCCCTATGAAGATATGCGCGGCATCAAGCCCGGTACCTTGATCAAAAACACTTCCATGCCGCCACTAATTCCCGTAGGCAGTCAATACCTGGGACAAGCCATAAACGCTTTTGGCAACCCTCTCAAGCATTCAGCTCAAAAAATTGAACCCCGAAAATATTATCCTTTGTACGCGGAACCACTCAACCCTCTCGAGCGACCGCGCATCAATGAACCCCTTGATGTTGGCATCAAGTCCATCAATTCTCTGCTGACACTGGGCAAGGGGCAACGGGTGGGAATCATGGCCGGATCAGGTGTGGGTAAAAGTACTCTCATGGGCATGATGGCCAGGTATACTGAAGCAGATATCAATGTTATTGCTCTGGTAGGGGAGCGGGGCAGAGAGGTTGTAGAGTTTATGGAAAAGGACCTGGGGCCGGAAGGTCTTGCCAGATCAGTTCTGGTGGTGGCCACTTCGGATCAGGGTCCGCTCATCAGGATGCGCGCAGCTTTTGCAGCAACAGCCATTGCCGAATATTTTCGCGATCAGGGCAAGGATGTGCTGTTGATGATGGATTCAGTTACCAGGTTTGCCATGGCTGCGAGAGAAGTCGGTCTGGCAGCAGGAGAACCGCCCACCACAAGGGGTTATACTCCTACAGTTTTTACTCAGCTGCCCAAGCTTCTGGAGAGGACCGGCAAAAGTCCCAAGGGCAGCATTACCGGAATTTATACTGTGCTTGTGGAAGGGGATGACTTTAATGAACCTGTGGCAGACGCGGTACGTTCAATTCTGGATGGGCATATTGTGCTTACGAGAGAACTTGCGGACCAGGGACATTACCCGGCCATTGACGTACTTAAAAGCGTCAGCCGTTTAAGGGCAGATATTACTGATCAGAATGTTATCAAAGCAGGACAGAAGATTATCAGACTGATGGCCGCCTATGACCGGGCTTCGGATATGATTAATATTGGAGCTTACGTCAAGGGCAGCAATCCGGAAATTGACCAGGCCATCAAGCTGATTGGGCCGATTAATGACTTTTTGAGGCAAAATGTTGGTGAGAGTTTTTCTCTTGAAAAGAGTTTCAAGCTGCTGCAGGGCATTATGAAAAAGGAAAAGGGGCAGTCTCAAGGCTGA
- the cobM gene encoding precorrin-4 C(11)-methyltransferase: MSGKIYFIGAGPGDPELITVKGLKIIQQADVIVYAGSLVPVSMFSKAKTSRIIDSSGLTLEETHALLKNAWEEGLTAVRLHTGDPSIFGTIHEQGELLSNDNIPFEIIPGVTAAFAGAALARLSFTFPEVNQTLIITRMSGRTPVPEAQKLRELARSKSSMAIYLSAGMAGKMQDELLEAGLPGDTFAVIGWKLGWEDEEVIQTDLSGLAAAAKERGISGQAVFLIVPGHNTAHRSKLYDPEFSHGFRKQ; this comes from the coding sequence TTGTCAGGCAAAATTTATTTCATAGGCGCAGGGCCAGGAGATCCGGAGCTTATCACCGTCAAAGGTTTGAAAATTATTCAGCAGGCGGATGTGATCGTTTATGCTGGTTCTCTGGTGCCCGTGTCCATGTTCAGCAAGGCAAAAACTTCGAGAATAATTGACAGCTCCGGGCTTACCCTTGAAGAAACACATGCCCTTCTCAAGAACGCCTGGGAGGAGGGGCTGACTGCGGTTAGACTGCATACCGGCGATCCGTCAATATTTGGAACAATCCACGAACAGGGCGAACTGCTCAGTAATGACAATATACCCTTTGAAATAATACCAGGTGTAACTGCTGCCTTTGCTGGCGCGGCTCTGGCCCGCCTTTCCTTTACTTTTCCCGAGGTCAACCAGACCCTGATCATCACCCGCATGTCCGGTAGAACGCCTGTCCCCGAAGCTCAGAAACTCCGGGAACTGGCCCGTTCCAAAAGTTCCATGGCCATTTATCTTTCCGCAGGCATGGCTGGTAAAATGCAAGATGAGCTCTTAGAGGCCGGGCTGCCCGGGGATACATTTGCGGTTATCGGGTGGAAGCTTGGCTGGGAAGACGAGGAGGTCATACAGACAGATTTATCCGGGTTGGCTGCTGCAGCAAAGGAAAGAGGTATTTCTGGTCAGGCTGTTTTTTTAATTGTACCAGGTCATAATACTGCCCATAGATCCAAATTATACGATCCTGAATTCAGCCACGGATTCAGGAAGCAGTAG
- the rfaE2 gene encoding D-glycero-beta-D-manno-heptose 1-phosphate adenylyltransferase: MNTRDKVQSISDFQLQRDKISSESIVFTNGCFDILHSGHIDYLEQASTLGDLLVVGLNSDESVKRIKPGNRPVNAQQDRARVLAGLACVYRVLIFNEDTPYELIKKVRPHVLVKGGDWPVEKIAGRDIVLAAGGKVLNIAITRGYSTTNIINKIINSA; encoded by the coding sequence GTGAATACAAGAGACAAAGTACAAAGTATAAGCGATTTTCAACTGCAAAGGGACAAAATTTCGTCAGAATCCATTGTTTTCACCAATGGCTGCTTTGATATCCTGCATTCAGGGCATATAGACTACCTGGAACAGGCTTCCACCCTGGGAGACCTGCTGGTGGTGGGACTCAACAGTGATGAGTCAGTCAAAAGGATCAAACCGGGAAACCGACCGGTCAATGCACAACAGGACCGTGCCAGAGTATTGGCAGGTCTTGCCTGTGTTTACCGTGTTCTGATTTTTAATGAAGATACTCCATATGAACTTATCAAAAAAGTACGCCCGCATGTTCTGGTCAAAGGTGGAGACTGGCCGGTGGAAAAAATTGCAGGCAGGGATATTGTTCTGGCTGCAGGGGGAAAAGTGTTGAATATTGCTATTACCCGTGGTTATTCCACTACAAATATAATCAACAAAATCATTAACAGTGCGTGA
- the hemW gene encoding radical SAM family heme chaperone HemW — protein sequence MLVYIHIPFCLRKCHYCAFYSRQYDAELEQIYLDTLEKEIHVRSSHSLDTVISCVYIGGGTPTLLPPASMERIINLLAKHFKLKNNLEFSVEANPETLIENNYARILKDCGVNRMSLGVQSLNNETLHCIGRKHTSVQAMKAARIIQDSGITNLNFDLIWGLPYQTVSSWLQDLKTIIKLNLRHVSCYGLNLEPGTMLHNQVEQGQIYLPEDGDQSKMYIYGAELLESAGLLQYEISNFACMGYACRHNSNYWEGTDYLGLGPSAVSCVAGFRWTNPSDIRQYESLAERNFSEVPGEQVAGSRLINEKILLSLRTCKGLNLKDYARLTGKNFCTIHARLIKVLHQNNLIRIANGYLRLTKNGMLVSNAIIERFIQ from the coding sequence TTGCTTGTCTACATTCATATTCCTTTCTGCCTGCGCAAATGTCACTATTGCGCGTTTTATTCCCGCCAGTACGATGCAGAGCTGGAACAGATTTACCTTGACACCCTGGAAAAGGAAATACATGTACGAAGCAGTCACAGCTTAGATACGGTCATATCTTGCGTCTATATTGGCGGAGGCACCCCCACTCTTTTGCCCCCAGCTTCTATGGAACGTATCATCAATCTCCTGGCTAAACACTTCAAGCTTAAGAACAACCTCGAATTTTCAGTAGAAGCCAATCCTGAAACCCTCATTGAAAATAATTATGCCAGGATTTTGAAGGATTGCGGGGTGAACCGCATGAGTCTCGGCGTACAAAGCCTGAACAATGAAACCCTGCACTGCATCGGAAGAAAGCATACGTCAGTACAGGCCATGAAGGCAGCCCGCATAATCCAGGATTCCGGCATTACTAACTTAAACTTTGATCTTATCTGGGGTCTGCCTTATCAAACCGTCAGCTCATGGCTGCAGGACCTCAAAACAATAATCAAACTTAATCTTAGACATGTTTCCTGCTATGGTCTCAACCTTGAACCCGGCACTATGCTGCACAACCAGGTTGAGCAAGGTCAGATTTATTTGCCTGAGGATGGTGACCAGTCCAAAATGTATATTTATGGAGCTGAACTCTTGGAATCAGCAGGGTTGCTGCAATACGAAATATCCAATTTCGCCTGCATGGGCTATGCATGCAGGCATAACTCCAACTATTGGGAAGGTACTGACTACCTTGGTCTTGGTCCTTCAGCAGTAAGCTGCGTTGCTGGGTTCAGGTGGACCAATCCCAGTGATATCAGGCAGTATGAGTCTCTTGCGGAGCGGAACTTCTCTGAAGTCCCCGGAGAACAAGTTGCAGGCTCGCGCCTTATTAATGAAAAGATCTTGCTTTCCCTTCGTACCTGCAAGGGGCTAAATCTGAAAGACTATGCCCGACTGACCGGTAAAAATTTCTGTACCATTCACGCCAGATTGATCAAGGTACTGCACCAGAATAATCTTATTCGGATTGCCAATGGCTATCTGCGCCTGACAAAGAACGGCATGCTGGTCAGCAATGCCATTATTGAGAGGTTTATTCAGTGA
- a CDS encoding epoxyqueuosine reductase QueH, with protein sequence MPAHVLLHICCGPCAIYPLRKLKSQGYEVTALFFNPNIHPLKEYLLRAEAAETVTEAEQVRLIRLDKEYNPTDYLRTTVYREEQRCLLCYQRRMERTRNIACKGGFDYFSTSLLFSKHQKHSLLESLGQSLNSSKCGFLYQDFRSGWRQGRSQAREMGIYMQNYCGCIYSEFERFQKELKIS encoded by the coding sequence ATGCCCGCGCATGTTCTGCTTCATATCTGCTGCGGGCCCTGCGCAATCTATCCTCTCCGCAAACTGAAAAGTCAGGGATATGAAGTAACAGCACTTTTTTTCAATCCTAATATTCACCCGTTGAAGGAGTATCTGCTGCGTGCAGAAGCTGCTGAAACAGTAACAGAAGCTGAACAGGTCAGGCTGATCAGGCTGGACAAAGAATATAATCCCACTGATTATCTGCGCACAACTGTCTATCGTGAAGAGCAGCGCTGCCTGCTTTGCTATCAGCGACGGATGGAGCGCACTCGCAACATTGCCTGCAAAGGCGGCTTTGACTACTTCAGCACGTCCCTGCTCTTCAGCAAACATCAGAAGCACTCTCTCCTGGAAAGCCTTGGGCAGTCCCTGAACTCGTCTAAGTGCGGATTTCTTTATCAGGATTTTCGATCAGGATGGCGGCAGGGCCGTTCCCAGGCCAGGGAAATGGGGATATATATGCAAAACTATTGTGGCTGCATTTATAGTGAGTTTGAACGTTTCCAGAAAGAACTGAAAATCTCGTGA